In one window of Silvanigrella paludirubra DNA:
- a CDS encoding 5-formyltetrahydrofolate cyclo-ligase, with protein MRKLNQVLSDYEMNLPVPEKKKILRKILIDERQKLSEITKSQDWGSRQFFRALELLKVTNEEINKKNINRKFVIACFFPIKNELDISYFADEDWLFPKISANGIIKWFEYGDGKKDLIRNNYGILEKPEELCFEYSSDMPPMLCFVPGLAASLDGYRLGYGGGFYDRFINKMNKRITTVFCLPSDKFVFDEIPFDENDQKIDLVVW; from the coding sequence ATGAGAAAATTAAATCAAGTCCTATCAGATTATGAAATGAACTTACCTGTGCCTGAAAAAAAGAAAATATTAAGAAAAATACTTATAGATGAAAGACAGAAATTATCAGAGATTACAAAGTCACAGGATTGGGGATCGCGTCAATTTTTTAGAGCTTTAGAGTTACTTAAAGTTACAAATGAAGAAATAAATAAAAAAAATATAAATAGAAAATTCGTAATTGCATGTTTTTTTCCAATTAAAAATGAATTAGATATTTCTTATTTTGCTGATGAAGATTGGCTTTTTCCTAAGATATCTGCGAATGGAATCATAAAATGGTTTGAGTATGGAGATGGAAAAAAAGATTTAATAAGAAATAATTATGGAATATTAGAAAAACCAGAAGAATTATGTTTTGAATACAGCTCAGATATGCCTCCAATGCTTTGTTTTGTTCCTGGTCTAGCTGCATCTCTAGATGGCTACAGATTAGGGTATGGCGGTGGATTTTATGATAGATTTATTAATAAAATGAACAAACGCATAACGACTGTATTTTGCCTCCCGTCGGATAAATTTGTTTTTGATGAAATCCCTTTTGATGAAAATGATCAAAAAATAGACTTAGTAGTGTGGTAA
- a CDS encoding MotA/TolQ/ExbB proton channel family protein, producing MLNDIFLMFRNGEIIPFVILAFVSVGYIIIFEKFILLQFVYRINFEKFNSTIKKMLAANDMERARSFTKATSKTAVPMLTLKAIDAYENDPMRVRSTVSEESLRFFPRIRRRINQLPNLAAACVLLGAIAAVQGIWTSFRMVEGLELGVKSFAFSTGLSHALLPLAISLVSAVLLMLPFGILDAIAWRLESEMEHSLCVVLNILSPEMQPMFTGGASSSSNQEESSDNYSGGNAANENIDRAESKGRKDDSSDPGLQEVPDEEEII from the coding sequence ATGCTAAATGATATTTTTTTAATGTTTCGAAATGGAGAAATTATTCCATTTGTTATTTTAGCCTTTGTGTCAGTTGGTTACATTATCATATTTGAAAAATTTATTTTGCTACAATTCGTATATAGAATAAATTTTGAAAAATTTAATTCGACAATTAAAAAAATGCTTGCTGCTAATGATATGGAAAGAGCAAGAAGTTTTACAAAAGCAACTTCAAAAACGGCAGTTCCCATGCTCACTCTAAAAGCAATCGATGCTTACGAAAATGATCCTATGAGAGTTAGATCAACTGTTTCAGAAGAAAGTCTTCGTTTTTTTCCAAGAATTAGAAGAAGAATAAATCAATTACCAAATTTAGCAGCTGCTTGTGTTTTGCTAGGAGCAATTGCTGCAGTTCAAGGAATTTGGACTTCATTTAGGATGGTAGAAGGATTAGAGCTTGGAGTAAAAAGTTTTGCTTTTTCTACAGGATTATCTCATGCATTATTACCGCTAGCTATTTCACTCGTTTCTGCAGTTTTATTAATGTTACCTTTTGGAATATTAGATGCCATTGCATGGAGATTAGAATCAGAAATGGAGCACAGTCTTTGTGTAGTTTTGAATATTCTTTCACCTGAAATGCAACCTATGTTTACTGGAGGAGCTTCTTCTTCTAGCAATCAAGAGGAATCCTCAGATAATTATTCAGGAGGAAATGCAGCAAACGAAAATATAGACAGAGCTGAATCGAAAGGAAGGAAAGATGATAGTTCAGACCCGGGTTTACAAGAGGTTCCTGACGAAGAAGAAATTATCTAG
- a CDS encoding AgmX/PglI C-terminal domain-containing protein, which produces MAEKSKKILNQNTFLFLQVFQTGALQIEKKLKIDSFFSKKIKIGYNSTCELFIPFAQTLIEIGLFKIGRNKVDIILDPRLDGFLNTGNKFGNLKEFTSPRGSLLQLTSIEDPLIVSLDYGSRGKIQYHGYDITFKIEKEFLKKREIKVQPLEKKIFQMPEYDIPIERKIIPISMIITGITFLPIIFWLLKAPMEPISGLINLPQDISIQFISPENIRLLPFIYKNKYDQNDNEKLAIFWVFELMKRWEAAENGKSTNSIIPFLQNAHKYVDNNKKLEDWEKNIFDNYKKIEAERTSKNSERYYSFLKPYPSFSTPISGIDGKSQYITLLKRLKQLEATDKAILEYLEEEHIILKEFYAQNHKAKKLGIVDPPSTGQVLGPQPDKSFKQEFSNYKEAEREAKIAEESSFRKTLNNKTKKMKFSSMNSAIWISNSSLIIPSDFRRTNDKINYDFQYNNMMHNAFYSVGIFKMPPIPPPEAYIDTKMVDFVIFNKKEEIRSCYNSALRKNPGLSGNMTISWKILLSGKASDIVVVESSVHDKNLISCLESRLLVWNFPKPKNGFVTVTYPFQFIITKKK; this is translated from the coding sequence ATGGCCGAAAAAAGTAAAAAAATATTAAATCAAAATACTTTTCTTTTTTTGCAAGTATTCCAAACAGGAGCTCTTCAAATAGAAAAAAAATTGAAAATTGATTCCTTTTTTTCAAAAAAAATTAAAATAGGTTATAATTCTACATGTGAACTATTTATTCCATTCGCTCAAACATTAATCGAAATTGGACTTTTCAAAATAGGCAGAAATAAAGTAGATATTATTTTAGACCCAAGATTAGATGGTTTTTTAAATACTGGAAATAAATTTGGTAATTTAAAGGAATTTACATCACCAAGAGGATCCTTATTACAATTAACTTCTATTGAAGACCCACTAATTGTTTCTCTTGATTATGGATCTCGTGGAAAAATACAATATCATGGATACGACATTACATTTAAAATTGAAAAAGAATTTCTCAAAAAAAGAGAAATTAAAGTACAGCCTTTAGAAAAAAAAATTTTTCAAATGCCAGAGTACGACATTCCTATAGAGCGTAAAATAATTCCAATCAGTATGATTATAACAGGAATTACTTTTCTTCCTATTATATTTTGGTTACTAAAAGCGCCTATGGAACCTATTTCTGGATTAATAAATCTTCCTCAGGATATCTCTATTCAATTTATATCGCCAGAAAATATAAGGTTACTTCCATTTATTTATAAAAATAAATATGATCAAAATGATAATGAAAAATTAGCTATATTTTGGGTTTTTGAACTCATGAAAAGATGGGAAGCAGCTGAAAATGGAAAAAGCACTAACTCTATTATACCATTTTTACAAAATGCACATAAATATGTTGATAATAATAAAAAATTAGAAGATTGGGAAAAAAATATATTTGATAATTATAAAAAAATAGAAGCAGAAAGAACTTCTAAAAACTCAGAACGTTACTATTCATTTTTAAAACCTTATCCCTCATTTTCAACTCCAATATCAGGAATTGATGGAAAATCTCAATACATAACTTTACTAAAGAGATTAAAACAACTTGAAGCTACTGATAAAGCTATTCTTGAATACCTTGAAGAAGAACATATAATTTTAAAAGAATTTTATGCACAAAATCATAAAGCAAAAAAATTAGGAATTGTTGATCCCCCTTCTACAGGTCAAGTGTTAGGTCCACAACCAGATAAATCATTTAAACAAGAATTTAGTAACTACAAAGAGGCTGAAAGAGAAGCTAAAATTGCAGAAGAATCATCATTTAGAAAAACCTTAAATAATAAAACAAAAAAAATGAAATTCTCTTCCATGAATTCTGCCATTTGGATTTCTAATAGCAGCTTAATCATTCCTTCAGATTTTAGAAGAACAAATGATAAAATTAATTATGATTTTCAATATAATAATATGATGCATAATGCTTTTTACTCAGTTGGTATTTTTAAAATGCCTCCAATTCCTCCTCCTGAAGCTTATATTGATACAAAAATGGTAGATTTTGTTATCTTTAACAAAAAAGAAGAAATTCGTTCTTGCTATAATTCTGCATTAAGAAAAAACCCTGGTCTAAGTGGGAATATGACAATAAGTTGGAAAATATTACTTTCAGGAAAAGCCTCAGACATTGTGGTAGTAGAATCAAGCGTTCATGATAAAAATCTGATATCCTGTTTGGAATCAAGATTATTGGTTTGGAATTTTCCAAAACCAAAAAATGGATTTGTTACCGTAACATATCCTTTTCAGTTTATTATAACAAAAAAAAAGTGA
- a CDS encoding ribonuclease J gives MDSHSLKIIPLGGCGEIGMNMTVLCVMDRYYFIDAGALFPDASLLGVDLILPDTKFIDENQIQPDAWLITHGHEDHIGALPYLFKKYPAPIYGTEFTLELIKSKFEEAGIYDAIFNLWNYFDPVYFRNMKVTVFPVNHSIADASGLFFETKIGNILHMGDFRIDYSPPEKSMTHKNVEKVTEGKTVTLMMSDSTNSFQTGTDMSESEISPHMIDFLDKENGIVIIATFASNIWRLQSIFEAAYLTDRKIALLGKSLLKNTEIASRLGLLNFSNNIFIEIQDIYKYPRNEVCILCTGSQGESFSGLHRLAWNNVSDFRIDEKDTVIFSSRIIPGNERTIESLITQFTRIGCKVITSKENKSIHVSGHGYQEDLITCINTAKPISFLPVHGTYRHLKKHREIAISCGVSPDKAFLAENGDVVVVGPDIIGVVDSVSSGRDYVCPGGIFSQSSQIYKDRVALIHGGVAVVSIVFEENTYNIIGEPSVAFKGIPLNPEHLAKKVPLIFNNVYESSIKKRNFNEDILQDDLRIGVRRFIEKRLNFKTNVIIMFQRI, from the coding sequence ATGGATTCTCATTCCCTTAAAATTATCCCTCTCGGCGGTTGCGGAGAAATAGGGATGAATATGACAGTACTTTGTGTAATGGATCGCTATTATTTTATAGATGCAGGAGCATTATTTCCAGACGCTTCATTACTTGGGGTTGATCTCATTTTACCAGACACTAAATTCATCGATGAAAATCAAATTCAGCCAGATGCATGGTTAATTACTCATGGTCATGAAGATCATATTGGAGCACTTCCATATCTATTTAAAAAATATCCAGCTCCTATTTATGGAACTGAATTTACTTTAGAGCTCATTAAATCAAAATTTGAAGAAGCTGGAATTTATGATGCTATTTTTAATCTCTGGAATTATTTTGACCCAGTCTATTTTAGAAACATGAAAGTAACTGTTTTTCCAGTAAATCATAGCATTGCCGATGCATCTGGATTATTTTTTGAAACTAAAATTGGTAATATTTTACATATGGGTGATTTTCGTATTGATTATTCGCCACCAGAAAAATCAATGACTCATAAAAACGTAGAAAAAGTAACAGAAGGAAAAACTGTTACTTTAATGATGAGTGATAGTACAAATTCATTTCAAACTGGAACAGATATGAGTGAATCTGAAATTTCACCTCATATGATTGATTTTTTAGATAAAGAAAATGGTATTGTTATCATAGCAACATTCGCTAGTAATATATGGCGACTTCAAAGTATTTTTGAAGCAGCTTATTTAACAGATCGAAAAATTGCGTTATTAGGAAAATCATTATTAAAAAATACAGAAATAGCAAGTAGATTAGGTCTACTAAATTTTTCTAATAATATATTTATTGAAATTCAGGATATTTATAAATATCCAAGAAATGAAGTTTGTATCCTCTGCACAGGAAGCCAAGGAGAATCTTTTTCGGGACTGCACCGCCTAGCATGGAATAACGTATCTGATTTTAGAATTGACGAAAAAGATACTGTTATTTTTTCTTCAAGAATAATTCCTGGTAATGAAAGAACAATTGAAAGTTTAATCACACAATTTACAAGAATTGGCTGTAAAGTTATCACATCAAAAGAAAATAAATCAATTCACGTAAGCGGACATGGCTATCAAGAAGATTTAATTACGTGTATAAATACAGCAAAACCAATTTCATTTTTGCCTGTTCACGGAACCTATCGACACTTAAAGAAACATAGAGAAATTGCAATATCTTGCGGTGTATCTCCCGATAAAGCCTTTCTTGCCGAAAATGGAGATGTTGTTGTTGTAGGTCCAGATATTATTGGGGTAGTAGATTCAGTTTCATCTGGTAGAGATTATGTTTGCCCTGGTGGAATATTTTCTCAATCAAGTCAAATTTATAAAGACAGAGTTGCTTTAATTCATGGTGGCGTTGCTGTTGTCTCTATAGTATTTGAAGAAAATACTTACAATATTATAGGAGAACCTTCTGTTGCATTTAAAGGAATTCCACTAAATCCAGAACATTTAGCCAAAAAAGTTCCGTTAATTTTTAATAATGTTTATGAGTCAAGTATTAAAAAACGGAATTTTAATGAAGATATTTTACAAGATGATCTTAGAATAGGCGTTAGAAGGTTCATAGAAAAAAGACTCAATTTCAAAACAAATGTCATAATCATGTTTCAAAGAATTTAA
- a CDS encoding TIM-barrel domain-containing protein codes for MKIYKYYRIIVSSAFVLFLSSKSFDLYAKSTFSEKIPNLQYSSNGKYISIEILSDDIIHVETANGTTSDIKLPIYTTPMITSQNNFKGPSKFSKNGNVIETSNLSIFIDEKTLCISYYNKKLNYNLGNICPLNLNNSTKTLQINSTQNKNAYGLGQYFYDPNSANGDWIGRKWEPGEFGNTFVGFSGGANSKIQFPILYALGNENQNYAIFIDSPYKLSWDFTNNQAWNASMWGDQLRYFIIAGDNLEQLRKKYLSLTGLPTVPPKKTLGLWVSEYGYKNWNEVNAKLNNLRQNKFPIDGFALDLYWFGGTKGMGSISFDQMNFPDAATNIKKYKDQGIEFIPIQESYISETAFAPNSNKSDYQDLMTRCYLVRKNLQNCDPVFFKDTWWGSGGMIDWSNDSAADYWFQKKEIPLINMGINNFWLDLNEPEMYDANAYYFGYNVNGVLKNRHSDIANLYAFKWIESLHRGYTLNQKNSIFQERPLFISRAGAPGMQRFGAGMWSGDIGSNLGGLRAHINNQMNVSLSGIDFYSADTGGFHRNVFDGKDIQKLYTQWFANAVVFDFPVRPHTWVGETDNSETTPSLIGDINSNRENIYQRYALAPYYYSLFYRAHLFGEAVTPPLVTLFQNDLNARSNSSEKMIGKFLLGSSISQYDDPIRRNIYLPEGRWLNYHTLDEVTYNGKTYIDYPIYLGNNYKIPLFVREGAIIPQMLVDDKTMDMLGLRSDGSKINDLILKVVPSNNKSEFTLYEDDGHSIDYKSSKYSQTLISQIRSGNNITVSVSAIQGNYNGMPLKRKQSVEIAIPNETLLSININGSLLNKCTENINENCWTQSSRNSVIAKLGYIATNTSTIYSFSLKQNGSNYSQYNFTCFNSTTKTGESVYILGNTPELGNWDTSKAIKLNPVEYPTWSGYFSNISSNTNNIQWKCLKKNDQSNNVIQWQNGPNNTFNSVVRGYGGNVQGSF; via the coding sequence ATGAAAATATACAAATATTATCGTATAATTGTATCAAGTGCTTTTGTTTTATTTTTAAGTTCTAAAAGTTTTGATTTATATGCAAAATCTACATTCTCTGAAAAAATTCCTAATTTACAATATTCATCAAATGGAAAATATATTTCTATAGAAATTCTTTCAGATGATATTATTCATGTTGAGACCGCAAATGGAACAACTTCCGACATTAAATTACCAATTTATACAACACCTATGATTACAAGCCAAAATAATTTTAAAGGTCCAAGTAAATTTTCTAAAAATGGAAATGTAATTGAAACTTCAAATCTTTCAATTTTTATTGATGAAAAAACTTTATGCATATCTTATTATAACAAAAAACTTAATTATAATCTTGGAAATATATGTCCTTTAAATTTAAATAATTCTACAAAAACTCTTCAAATAAATTCGACACAAAATAAAAATGCTTATGGTCTAGGTCAATATTTTTATGATCCAAATTCTGCTAATGGAGACTGGATTGGAAGAAAATGGGAGCCTGGAGAATTTGGAAATACTTTTGTTGGTTTTTCAGGAGGAGCAAATTCAAAAATTCAATTCCCTATTTTGTATGCTTTAGGAAATGAAAATCAAAACTACGCTATTTTTATTGATAGTCCCTATAAATTAAGTTGGGATTTTACAAATAATCAAGCTTGGAATGCTTCAATGTGGGGAGATCAACTTCGTTACTTTATAATTGCTGGAGATAATTTAGAGCAGCTAAGAAAAAAATATCTTTCACTAACAGGACTTCCTACAGTACCTCCTAAAAAAACTTTAGGATTATGGGTAAGTGAATATGGATATAAAAATTGGAATGAAGTAAATGCCAAATTAAATAATCTTCGCCAAAATAAGTTTCCAATTGATGGATTTGCTTTAGACCTATATTGGTTTGGTGGCACAAAAGGAATGGGCTCTATAAGCTTTGATCAAATGAATTTCCCAGACGCAGCTACAAATATAAAAAAATATAAAGATCAAGGAATTGAGTTTATTCCAATACAAGAATCCTATATTTCTGAAACTGCATTTGCCCCAAATTCAAATAAATCTGATTATCAAGATTTAATGACACGTTGTTACCTTGTTCGAAAAAATTTACAAAATTGCGACCCTGTATTTTTTAAAGATACTTGGTGGGGAAGTGGCGGAATGATAGATTGGAGTAATGATAGTGCTGCCGATTATTGGTTCCAGAAAAAAGAAATTCCACTTATTAACATGGGAATAAATAATTTTTGGTTAGATTTAAATGAGCCAGAAATGTATGATGCAAATGCATATTATTTTGGATATAATGTAAATGGAGTATTAAAAAATAGACATTCTGATATCGCTAATTTATACGCATTTAAATGGATAGAAAGTCTTCATCGCGGTTATACATTAAATCAAAAAAACTCTATTTTTCAAGAACGCCCTTTATTTATAAGTAGAGCAGGTGCTCCAGGTATGCAGAGATTTGGGGCTGGAATGTGGTCTGGAGATATTGGATCAAATTTAGGTGGATTAAGAGCTCATATAAATAACCAAATGAATGTTTCGCTAAGTGGAATTGATTTTTATTCAGCCGATACAGGTGGGTTTCATAGAAACGTTTTTGATGGAAAAGACATACAAAAACTTTATACACAATGGTTTGCGAATGCTGTTGTGTTTGATTTTCCCGTTAGGCCACACACATGGGTAGGCGAAACAGATAATTCTGAAACAACACCATCTTTAATTGGAGATATAAATTCAAATAGAGAAAACATATATCAACGCTATGCTTTAGCACCTTATTACTACTCCTTATTTTATAGAGCACATTTGTTTGGAGAAGCTGTGACTCCACCTCTAGTTACTTTATTTCAAAATGATTTAAATGCACGTTCAAATAGTAGTGAAAAGATGATTGGTAAATTTTTATTAGGAAGCTCTATATCTCAATATGATGACCCAATAAGAAGAAATATATATTTACCAGAGGGTAGGTGGTTAAATTATCACACTCTTGATGAAGTAACTTATAATGGAAAAACATATATTGATTATCCAATCTACTTAGGAAATAATTATAAGATTCCATTATTTGTTAGAGAAGGTGCTATTATTCCTCAAATGTTGGTCGATGATAAAACAATGGATATGCTAGGGCTAAGAAGTGATGGAAGTAAAATAAATGATCTCATTTTAAAAGTAGTGCCGAGCAATAATAAAAGTGAATTTACTTTATATGAAGATGATGGTCATTCTATAGATTATAAATCATCTAAATATTCTCAAACTTTAATTTCACAAATTAGATCAGGAAATAATATAACAGTGTCTGTTTCTGCAATTCAAGGAAATTATAATGGAATGCCATTAAAGAGAAAACAATCTGTTGAAATTGCAATTCCAAACGAGACTTTATTATCAATAAATATAAATGGCAGTCTCTTAAATAAATGCACTGAAAATATAAATGAAAACTGCTGGACACAATCTAGCAGAAATTCTGTAATAGCAAAATTAGGGTATATAGCTACAAATACATCCACTATTTATTCCTTTTCTCTAAAACAAAATGGAAGTAATTATTCGCAGTATAACTTTACATGTTTTAATTCTACAACAAAAACTGGTGAATCTGTTTATATATTAGGTAATACTCCTGAACTTGGAAATTGGGATACATCAAAAGCAATTAAATTAAATCCCGTTGAATATCCAACTTGGTCAGGTTATTTTTCAAATATTTCTTCAAATACAAATAATATTCAATGGAAATGCCTTAAAAAGAATGATCAATCAAATAATGTTATACAATGGCAAAATGGTCCCAATAATACATTCAATTCAGTTGTTCGAGGATATGGAGGAAATGTTCAAGGTAGTTTTTAA
- a CDS encoding SRPBCC family protein, producing the protein MVKKIILIILLLIGCVLGYAAFQPSEYVIERSIRITASQQTIFANVNDLKKFNEWNPWAKLDPQTKMTFDGPTEGLGASYKWEGNNEVGAGRMSIQKSVPNNLVQMKLEMFKPFEDVSFVEFILKPEGRETLITWSMKGNANYIYKLLCLFINRDKLVGKEFEKGLSNLKLMSEKK; encoded by the coding sequence ATGGTAAAAAAGATTATTCTTATCATATTATTATTAATTGGATGTGTGCTTGGATACGCGGCATTTCAGCCATCTGAATATGTTATTGAAAGATCCATCCGAATAACAGCATCACAACAAACCATATTTGCAAATGTAAATGATTTAAAAAAATTTAATGAATGGAACCCTTGGGCTAAACTCGACCCACAAACAAAAATGACATTTGATGGTCCAACAGAAGGATTAGGAGCAAGTTACAAATGGGAAGGAAACAATGAAGTTGGCGCAGGACGCATGTCAATCCAAAAAAGTGTACCAAATAATTTGGTCCAAATGAAACTTGAAATGTTTAAACCTTTTGAAGACGTCAGCTTTGTTGAATTTATCTTGAAACCTGAAGGCAGGGAAACTCTTATCACTTGGAGTATGAAAGGCAATGCCAACTACATATATAAATTATTATGTTTATTTATTAATAGAGATAAATTGGTTGGAAAAGAATTTGAAAAAGGACTTTCAAACTTAAAATTAATGTCTGAAAAGAAGTGA
- the fabG gene encoding 3-oxoacyl-ACP reductase FabG: MNYKSTVNSNVVIVTGGTRGIGKAISEDFLKHGSIVYALYEKNDIMAVEFYNLMKYKYLNFFNIIRADITDKEAIDKIIIEIIQKNSKIDVLVNNVGITRNKEFSEMSFVEWNTVVDVNFSSLYNITHPVVKCMKNNNFGRIINISSVNGHKGQSKESNYCSTKSAMYGFTKSLAQELASYDITVNTISPGYINTDLTATLDNSELDIIISRVPKKRLGTTYEVARIATFLASRDSGFITGTDISVNGGLYM, translated from the coding sequence ATGAATTATAAAAGCACAGTAAATTCAAATGTTGTAATTGTGACGGGTGGAACAAGAGGTATTGGTAAAGCCATATCTGAAGATTTTTTAAAACATGGTTCAATTGTATACGCTCTATATGAAAAAAATGATATAATGGCAGTCGAATTTTATAACTTAATGAAATATAAATATCTTAACTTCTTTAATATTATTAGAGCAGATATTACAGATAAAGAGGCAATAGATAAAATAATTATTGAAATCATCCAAAAAAATAGTAAAATTGATGTCCTTGTTAATAACGTTGGAATTACTAGAAACAAAGAATTTTCTGAAATGAGTTTTGTTGAATGGAATACAGTTGTTGATGTAAACTTTTCTAGTTTATATAATATTACTCACCCAGTAGTTAAATGTATGAAAAATAATAATTTCGGTAGAATTATTAATATTTCATCTGTAAATGGGCATAAAGGTCAATCAAAAGAATCAAATTATTGTTCTACAAAGTCAGCAATGTATGGATTTACTAAATCTCTTGCACAAGAACTAGCGTCTTATGATATTACTGTAAATACAATATCTCCTGGGTACATAAATACAGATCTCACCGCCACATTAGATAATTCTGAATTGGATATAATTATTAGTCGAGTCCCTAAAAAACGTTTAGGCACTACTTATGAAGTCGCTAGAATTGCTACTTTTTTAGCCAGCAGAGATTCGGGATTTATTACAGGCACAGATATTTCTGTTAATGGAGGTCTTTACATGTAA
- the xylA gene encoding xylose isomerase has product MTYFPNVEKIMYEGSSSRNNLAYRYYNPNKIVLGQRMEDILKIGICCWHTICWQGNDIFGESTFKRNWFKDSSNLDYAKTDALFEFISKLGVPYFSFHDTDLISESDSFAEFVDKTKRHTDYILKKMEYTKIKLLLGTSNLFSHPRFMSGASTNPNPEIFCYAAAKVKNAMDLTHKLNGQNYVLWGGREGYTSILNTSMNREIKQLGKFVNLVVEYKHKIGFKGDILIEPKPCEPTKHQYDFDVSTVFAFLKNYGLENEVKVNIEANHATLAGHSFAHEVETAFNLNIFGSIDANRGDPQLGWDTDQFPNNLDETVFIIYSILRHGGFKNGGFNFDAKLRRQSTDLNDLFYSHIGGIDLLAKSLLIAEKIINDNFFDDIIKNKYAAWNSKFGNSIMNSELSLKDLYDHMLLNNLNPKVVSENHELIENLYNKYLWEFKNEL; this is encoded by the coding sequence ATGACTTATTTTCCTAATGTTGAAAAAATCATGTATGAAGGTTCTTCTTCAAGAAATAACTTAGCTTATCGATACTATAATCCAAATAAAATTGTATTAGGTCAGCGTATGGAGGATATTTTAAAAATTGGTATATGCTGTTGGCATACTATCTGTTGGCAGGGTAATGATATATTTGGAGAGAGTACATTCAAACGTAACTGGTTTAAAGATTCATCTAATCTCGATTATGCAAAAACAGATGCTTTGTTTGAGTTTATTAGTAAATTGGGAGTTCCATATTTTTCTTTTCATGATACGGATTTAATATCTGAATCTGATTCGTTTGCAGAATTTGTTGATAAAACAAAACGACATACAGATTATATCTTAAAAAAAATGGAATATACAAAAATCAAGTTATTATTGGGAACTTCTAATTTATTTTCTCATCCTCGCTTTATGTCTGGCGCATCTACGAATCCTAACCCTGAAATATTTTGTTATGCTGCGGCAAAAGTTAAAAATGCCATGGATCTAACTCACAAATTAAATGGTCAAAATTATGTCTTATGGGGAGGAAGAGAGGGTTATACTTCTATTTTAAATACATCTATGAACAGAGAAATTAAGCAGCTCGGTAAATTTGTTAATCTAGTTGTTGAATACAAACACAAAATAGGCTTTAAAGGTGATATTTTAATTGAACCAAAACCATGTGAGCCAACTAAACATCAATATGATTTTGATGTTTCCACTGTATTCGCATTTCTAAAAAATTATGGTTTAGAAAATGAAGTAAAAGTAAATATCGAAGCAAATCATGCAACATTAGCAGGTCATTCTTTTGCTCACGAAGTTGAAACTGCGTTTAATCTTAATATTTTTGGAAGTATTGATGCAAATAGAGGTGATCCACAGCTTGGTTGGGATACAGATCAATTTCCAAATAATTTAGATGAAACAGTCTTTATTATATATTCGATATTAAGGCATGGTGGATTTAAAAATGGTGGGTTTAATTTTGACGCAAAATTGCGAAGACAAAGTACTGATTTAAATGATTTGTTTTATAGTCATATTGGTGGAATTGACTTACTAGCAAAAAGTTTATTAATTGCAGAAAAGATCATAAATGATAATTTTTTTGATGATATTATAAAAAATAAATATGCTGCATGGAACTCAAAATTTGGAAATAGCATCATGAATAGTGAACTTTCCTTAAAAGATCTCTATGATCATATGTTACTTAATAATCTGAATCCAAAAGTAGTTTCTGAAAATCATGAATTAATTGAAAATTTATATAACAAATATTTATGGGAATTTAAAAATGAATTATAA